Proteins encoded within one genomic window of Manduca sexta isolate Smith_Timp_Sample1 chromosome 18, JHU_Msex_v1.0, whole genome shotgun sequence:
- the LOC115441608 gene encoding chorion class CB protein PC404 isoform X1: MGNNLLRITYTLVFLMQVISGQLLPSAEMIGPAIMPEMAITDTIIGPNIPHGPNVPYIPNMPLGPNIPLGPNLGLNNIANLGASNMALASNMAMGAPRAALGPVGPNWAGNLGLGISPASMAPPMGLAASYGGGFTVTSSSPIAPTGLTVTSENTIEGPLLVAGQLPFLGTVAVDGAYATTGMGSVTYGCGDGNIGMVNEGIPATPSAPVMAPGYNPAMSPGLNYNGLGGRMGLNGIGGYY; this comes from the exons ATGGGAAACAATTTACTAAGGATCACTTACACACTAGTGTTTTTAATGCAg gttatttcTGGCCAACTACTTCCTAGCGCCGAAATGATTGGCCCAGCGATAATGCCAGAAATGGCCATAACAGATACCATTATTGGTCCCAACATACCACATGGTCCCAACGTGCCATATATACCTAACATGCCGCTTGGTCCTAACATACCACTTGGACCAAACCTTGGTTTAAATAACATCGCAAACCTAGGTGCAAGTAATATGGCGCTAGCTTCAAATATGGCAATGGGGGCACCTAGAGCAGCTTTAGGTCCAGTTGGCCCCAATTGGGCTGGAAACTTAGGCCTTGGAATATCGCCAGCTTCTATGGCTCCGCCAATGGGCCTTGCAGCTTCGTACGGTGGCGGTTTTACAGTAACCAGTTCGTCTCCCATTGCCCCCACGGGCTTAACAGTAACATCCGAAAACACCATTGAAGGACCTCTGCTAGTAGCTGGACAACTTCCATTCCTAGGTACAGTTGCGGTAGACGGTGCATATGCCACAACTGGAATGGGCTCCGTGACCTATGGTTGTGGAGATGGAAACATCGGCATGGTGAATGAGGGCATCCCTGCTACGCCATCAGCGCCGGTAATGGCTCCAGGTTACAACCCAGCTATGTCCCCGGGACTTAATTACAATGGTCTCGGTGGAAGAATGGGTCTCAATGGGATCGGAggttactattaa
- the LOC115441608 gene encoding chorion class B protein PC10 isoform X2: protein MEAKVISGQLLPSAEMIGPAIMPEMAITDTIIGPNIPHGPNVPYIPNMPLGPNIPLGPNLGLNNIANLGASNMALASNMAMGAPRAALGPVGPNWAGNLGLGISPASMAPPMGLAASYGGGFTVTSSSPIAPTGLTVTSENTIEGPLLVAGQLPFLGTVAVDGAYATTGMGSVTYGCGDGNIGMVNEGIPATPSAPVMAPGYNPAMSPGLNYNGLGGRMGLNGIGGYY, encoded by the exons ATGGAGGCAAAA gttatttcTGGCCAACTACTTCCTAGCGCCGAAATGATTGGCCCAGCGATAATGCCAGAAATGGCCATAACAGATACCATTATTGGTCCCAACATACCACATGGTCCCAACGTGCCATATATACCTAACATGCCGCTTGGTCCTAACATACCACTTGGACCAAACCTTGGTTTAAATAACATCGCAAACCTAGGTGCAAGTAATATGGCGCTAGCTTCAAATATGGCAATGGGGGCACCTAGAGCAGCTTTAGGTCCAGTTGGCCCCAATTGGGCTGGAAACTTAGGCCTTGGAATATCGCCAGCTTCTATGGCTCCGCCAATGGGCCTTGCAGCTTCGTACGGTGGCGGTTTTACAGTAACCAGTTCGTCTCCCATTGCCCCCACGGGCTTAACAGTAACATCCGAAAACACCATTGAAGGACCTCTGCTAGTAGCTGGACAACTTCCATTCCTAGGTACAGTTGCGGTAGACGGTGCATATGCCACAACTGGAATGGGCTCCGTGACCTATGGTTGTGGAGATGGAAACATCGGCATGGTGAATGAGGGCATCCCTGCTACGCCATCAGCGCCGGTAATGGCTCCAGGTTACAACCCAGCTATGTCCCCGGGACTTAATTACAATGGTCTCGGTGGAAGAATGGGTCTCAATGGGATCGGAggttactattaa